TCATTGGCGTTTGATAGTCGTCCACCGGACAAGCTAATTGTCGTCTAACACGTGATGCAGGTCGATGGAGCGGGAGCACTGCTAGTGCCAGAGAACGTAATATTGCTGTTTCAGCCGGCTTACAGTCCCCAGGTGAATCCAATCGAGCGGTGCTGGGAATGTTTAAATAGCGGACTGAAGTGGCTGACCTATGTTGACTGGAGGAACTCCGAGAGCAGGTCAAAAAGCGGCTGCAGCAAGCGGGGCGGGACCTCATCACTTCGCTGACGGGGTGGAGGTGGACAATAGACCAGTTATCCGTATCAGAACTTTCGGGGATTGGTATCAGTCAATGCCGTGCTGTTTTCACAGGTCAACTTCCCTTCGCTGTCGAGCTAGCTGGTACATTCGAAATCGCCCCAGGAGGCTGCAAGATCGCGCGATGCGGACTGCGTCAATAGCAACGGAAGGGACTATTCGGATAATTCTCAGAGTGGAAGTCCTGATACACAGTTGTTTCAGCCTAGAAGTGTCCGAACCAGGTCATCAGCTTCTATGTCTGGCGCTAGTGCTTTTGGCACAACAGCAGCGCAAACCACCCACGCGAGTCAGCGAACGTCCGGATAACCGGCAATGAGTGCTCATCAAGACAGGACTGCATCTGCTGGAGGTCGAACTTACGCGCGATCTCGGTGAGCATTGTTTCGCCAACAGCAAAATCGACTGTCAGGTCAAGGGTAGCCAGACGCACCTGATGGGCAACTTTGGCGCGCAAATAGGTTTCGATCTGACAGGCATCAGCGTTATAGAACGTCCAATGTTCGAAGCGATCGCGTTGGAAGTCCCCATCGAAGCGGCGATTGAGGTGGTCGAGCATGTTGAAGTTGAACTCGGCCGTCACGCCTTGGCTGTCGTTGTAGGCGGCTTCCATAACGGCAACGACTTTTTGCAAATCGATGCCGACCAAGAAGTATTCACCTGTCGTCAGAGTTTCGGCAACGAGTGAAAAAAAGGTATCGCTTTCTGCTTCCGAGAAATTGCCGAGCGAGCTACCGATGAACGTCACCATCCGCGTCGGCAACGATGCCGGCGGCAGTTGCTGCAAGCCTTGCTCGTAAGTACCGACCAAGGAATGAATTTCGATGCCGGGATAGTCTTTAGCGAGCTGCTCGGCGCTTTCGACCAGGATGCCCGCACTGATATCAATGGGGATGTAGTGCAGCGGTAAGTCCGCGCGCGCGTAAGCATCCAACAACAGACGCGTTTTCGTCGAGCTGCCGCTGCCGAGTTCGACTAAGTCGCACGCACCAGTTGCAGCAGCAATGTCATCGGCATATTGGCGGAAGATTGCTGTTTCCGCGCGCGTGAGGTAGTACTCCGGTAAGTCACAAATCTGCTCGAACAGTTGCGAGCCGCGATCGTCATAAAAAAAACGCGCGGGCAATGCCTTTTGCGCTTGCGTCAGTCCCGCGATCGCGTCGCTGCCGTCATCTTTGAGGGCTGTGTCTCCTGCCAGCACCGTCACGGTCGGACGCTGGGATTGCAAAAAGCTCGTCATCACTCTTCCTCTTGCCTGCTCGTGCCCGTTTACAGTCGAGGTCCGACGGCTGGCGATCGCGCTTGATGGCAAGCCGCAGCCGCAGCCGTTCCTGACTCACCCTAGCCCAAAAGAGTAGTCATTGCTACAGACTTGCGGCAGGTCAATTGGGGGCTCGGCTGGACGTGCCAGAGGAAGATTGCAGAGGGAGTGGTTCCGAACAAAATCCATTCTGCCCGAGCGGCAATCGCCTCACCGCAGCGGGACGTCTACGTGCCTGGCCGGATTGTTCTGCCAGCGATCGGCAACGTGGGCGTAAGTTGCTGTTGTGCGCGGGTCGGCGTGACCGAGCAAATCCTGCACCTGACGCAAATCAGCTCCGGCTTGCAAGGACAAGGTGCCGGCCGTGTGGCGCAGGCTGTGCGTGGAGAGCGTGCGCCCATCGCGGTGCTTGAGCCCCGCTTGCTGCAAATAGCCGTCGACGACTTGACGAATGCCCCGCCGCGTCAGGCGCTTCCCTCCGGCGCGATTGCCGACTGCTGCAAAGAGCGGACTGCTGGCAACAAGGCGATCGCCTTGCGCTTCGCGACTAGTTAGATAGTGCTGGAGCAGGGCTGCGATGTCATCGGTGAGCGGCACGATGCGTATGCTGCGCTTCCCTTCAACGCGAATGCCACAGCGACGGCCTTGTCGCTGCCAATCGGCGAGGTTGGCGCGGTGCATCTCCACCGTGCGCGGTCCTTCCAACGCCATGATCGCGATCAGGGCGCGATCGCGCAGGGCCTTCAACGAGTTGTCGTCGGGGATTGCGGCCAACAATTCAACCAGTTCGTCGCGTTCGAGATAAGTGATGCGCTCGGCAGGGTCGCGCTTTTCGCGCGGGGCACGGATGCCCAGGGCGGGATTTACCGACAGTAGCTCGCGCTCGATCAAGGCATCGTAAAAGCGCCGCAACACCGACAGCTTCAGCGCGACGGTTGCGGGTTTGTAGCTGCGGGACTCCACCAACCAGCGACGATAGCGCTTGATTTCCCGCTGCGTCACGTCCAGCGGATGCCGGTCGGATCGATCGCACCACTGCAAAAACTGTTGGAGCTGGGCGCTATAGGTGCGAATCGTGTCTGCGGCAGCATCACCTGCCCCGACGTCGACGTGCAGGAAGTCAGCAAAAGCGGTCAGCAACTCCGCTCGGTCGCGTAACGGTTGCTGCGCGATTGCCTCGAAATCGGCGGGCACGATCGCGGACGGAGGGCACTCAGACACGGACACCTCGCGGAGCAACAGTAGGCACCTTCAAGCATACGCCACGGTCAACGAGCGTCCGACTGGTCGGCATGCGGCTCGGGCTAGCGCGGCGTCGGCTGGGCTTCCAGGTAAGTTAAGAATTC
Above is a genomic segment from Rubidibacter lacunae KORDI 51-2 containing:
- the egtD gene encoding L-histidine N(alpha)-methyltransferase, with product MTSFLQSQRPTVTVLAGDTALKDDGSDAIAGLTQAQKALPARFFYDDRGSQLFEQICDLPEYYLTRAETAIFRQYADDIAAATGACDLVELGSGSSTKTRLLLDAYARADLPLHYIPIDISAGILVESAEQLAKDYPGIEIHSLVGTYEQGLQQLPPASLPTRMVTFIGSSLGNFSEAESDTFFSLVAETLTTGEYFLVGIDLQKVVAVMEAAYNDSQGVTAEFNFNMLDHLNRRFDGDFQRDRFEHWTFYNADACQIETYLRAKVAHQVRLATLDLTVDFAVGETMLTEIARKFDLQQMQSCLDEHSLPVIRTFADSRGWFALLLCQKH
- a CDS encoding tyrosine-type recombinase/integrase; its protein translation is MSECPPSAIVPADFEAIAQQPLRDRAELLTAFADFLHVDVGAGDAAADTIRTYSAQLQQFLQWCDRSDRHPLDVTQREIKRYRRWLVESRSYKPATVALKLSVLRRFYDALIERELLSVNPALGIRAPREKRDPAERITYLERDELVELLAAIPDDNSLKALRDRALIAIMALEGPRTVEMHRANLADWQRQGRRCGIRVEGKRSIRIVPLTDDIAALLQHYLTSREAQGDRLVASSPLFAAVGNRAGGKRLTRRGIRQVVDGYLQQAGLKHRDGRTLSTHSLRHTAGTLSLQAGADLRQVQDLLGHADPRTTATYAHVADRWQNNPARHVDVPLR